From the genome of Amycolatopsis sp. NBC_01488, one region includes:
- a CDS encoding AAA family ATPase: protein MTSRIQSAAPGSGEQASGRPPYPAEPAGNGRAAGRPARVSLDELHETARRIAANVERVLVGKPDVIRIALVTLLAEGHLLVEDVPGVGKTSLAKALARSIDCTVSRIQFTPDLLPSDVTGVSIYNRQSGDFEFRPGPVFANIVVGDEINRASPKTQSALLECMEEHQVTVDTSTYHLDEPFMVIATQNPIEMEGTYALPEAQRDRFTTRVSIGYPDQQAELAMVDEHAGHNPMDDLQPVSDGETVHRLIETVRGVHIAPEVRRYAVDLVAATRQVPEIRLGASPRATLHLVRAARAQAALSGRDYVVPDDLHTVAVPVLAHRLVLTTEAHAARRSATDVVRAVLHRVPVPQGSRPQ from the coding sequence GAGAATCCAGTCTGCGGCGCCCGGATCGGGCGAGCAGGCATCCGGGCGACCGCCTTACCCGGCGGAGCCCGCGGGCAACGGCCGGGCCGCCGGCCGCCCCGCCAGAGTGTCGCTGGACGAACTGCACGAGACCGCGCGGCGGATCGCCGCGAACGTGGAGCGGGTGCTGGTCGGCAAGCCCGACGTCATCCGGATCGCGCTGGTCACGCTGCTCGCCGAGGGCCACCTCCTGGTGGAGGACGTGCCCGGGGTCGGGAAGACGTCGCTGGCCAAGGCGCTCGCCCGCTCGATCGACTGCACCGTCAGCCGCATCCAGTTCACCCCGGACCTGCTGCCCAGCGACGTCACCGGCGTCTCCATCTACAACCGGCAGTCCGGCGACTTCGAGTTCCGCCCCGGCCCGGTGTTCGCGAACATCGTGGTGGGCGACGAGATCAACCGCGCCTCGCCGAAGACGCAGTCGGCGCTGCTGGAGTGCATGGAAGAGCACCAGGTCACCGTCGACACCTCGACCTACCACCTCGACGAGCCGTTCATGGTGATCGCCACCCAGAACCCGATCGAGATGGAAGGCACCTACGCGCTGCCCGAAGCCCAGCGCGACCGGTTCACCACGCGCGTCTCCATCGGCTACCCCGACCAGCAGGCCGAGCTGGCCATGGTCGACGAGCACGCCGGGCACAACCCGATGGACGACCTGCAGCCGGTGTCCGACGGCGAGACCGTGCACCGGCTGATCGAGACGGTCCGCGGCGTGCACATCGCGCCGGAGGTCCGCCGGTACGCCGTCGACCTCGTCGCGGCCACCCGGCAGGTCCCGGAGATCCGGCTCGGCGCGTCCCCGCGCGCGACGCTGCACCTCGTCCGCGCGGCGCGGGCGCAGGCGGCGCTTTCGGGGCGTGACTACGTCGTGCCGGACGACCTGCACACGGTCGCGGTGCCGGTGCTCGCGCACCGCCTGGTGCTGACCACCGAGGCCCACGCGGCGCGCCGGTCGGCGACCGACGTCGTGCGGGCGGTGCTGCACCGGGTGCCGGTGCCGCAGGGCTCCCGGCCCCAGTAA